Below is a genomic region from Burkholderia pseudomultivorans.
TCCGGAAAGCGGCCGCGAGCTCGTCGTGTCGACCGACCAGCGCGGCCTCCAGCTCTACACCGGCAACCATCTCGACGGCGTGCGCGTGAGCGGCGGTACGCGCTGCGCGCGGCACGCCGGCCTGTGCGTCGAAGCCGGCGGCTTTCCGGACCAGGTCAACATGCCCGACCTGCGCGACGAGGTCATCGTTCACCCGGGCGCCGTCTACCGGCAGACGACGCAGTATCGCGTCGCCGTTCGCGCGTGACGCGGCGCCGGCCGCACCCGGGCCCGCGACAGACCCCGGTGCGGCCGGCGCCGTGCGAACTGCTGCGCTACGCGCGCCGCATCGTCGGGATCGGCGCCGCGTCCTCTTCGGGCGGCGCGTGCCGCGCCGGCGCGGTATCGTCCTTGCGCCGCTGCGCATCGAGCCCCGTGCCGCCCGTACGGCGCCGCGCGGCATGCCGCTCGATCACCCGCTGCAGCATGCAGAACACGCACAGCAGCGCGCCGATCACGATCCGCGTCCACCATGAACTCAGCGTGCCGTCGAACGTGATCAGCACCTGGATCGTGCCGAGGATGCCGACGCCGAATACCGAACCGATCACGTAACCCACGCCGCCCGTGAGCAGCGTGCCGCCGATCACGGTCGCGGCGATCGCGTCGAGCTCCATGCCCTGCGCCTGCAGCCCGTAACCCGACAGCACGTACAACGTGAACACCACGCCGCCGAGCGCCGAGCACAGCCCGCTCAGCGCGTAGACGCCGATCTTCGTGCGCGCGACCGGCAGCCCCATCAGCAGCGCCGAGCGCTCGTTACCGCCGATCGCATACACGTTGCGGCCGAAGCGCGTGAAATGCGCGACGTAGATCGCGGCGGCCAGCGTCGCGAGCGCGATCAGCGCGCCCGCGCTCAGCGTGCCGCCGCCGACCGGCACGCTGATGCCCGCGATCGCATGAAACGTCCGCTCGTTGATCGTGATCGACTGCGTCGTGATCAGGAAGCACGCGCCGCGCGCGAGAAACATCCCGGCCAGCGTGACGATGAACGGCTGCAGCCTGAAATAGTGGATCAGCGCGCCCATCGCGGCGCCGTACAGCGTGCCCAGCGCGAGCACCAGCGGCACGATCGCCCACACCGGCCAGTGCAGCCGCTCGGCGCCGACCGCGCACAGGATCGTCGTCAGCGCGACCACCGAGCCGACCGACAGGTCGATCCCGCCCGACACGATCACGAAGGTCATGCCGATCGCGACGATCAGCAGGAATGCGTTGTCGACGAGCAGCCCGGTGAGCACCTGCATCGAGAAGAAGCCCGTGTACATCACGGACCCGAAGCCGAACAGCGCGATGAACAGCGCGATCGTCACGACGATCGGCAGCGTGCGCGGGTCGGCGAGCCGGCCAAGGAATCGGGTCATCGTTGCATCGCTCCGGGAGTGGCGCGCGAACGCGCGGAAGGCAGCAGCTTCGACGCGAGCCGGACGACGGGCGCACGCGCCGCCTCCGACTGGATCAGCGTCACGACAATCACGACGATCGCCTTGACGACCAGCGTCGCCTCGGGCGGCACGCCGATCGAATAGGTCGTATAGGTCAGCGTCTGGATGATCAATGCGCCGAGCACGGAGCCGGCGAGGCTGAAGCGGCCGCCGAGCAGCGACGTGCCGCCGAGCGTCACCGCGAGGATCGCGTCGAGTTCGAGCAGCAGCCCCGCGTTGTTGCCGTCGGCGCTGCGCACGTTCGAGCTCGCGAGGATGCCGGCGAGCGCCGCCATCACGCCCGAACACAGATAGACGCCGAACACGACCGCACCCGAGCGCAGCCCGACGAGCCGCGTCGCGACCGGGTTCACGCCGATCGCGCGGATGAACAGTCCGAGCGCCGTGCGATTCACCAGCAGCGCGGTCGCGGCGATCGTCGCGAGCGCGATCCACACCGCGCATGGCACGGTCGCGAGATAGCCGCCGCCGAGCGCGAGGTAGGCAGGCGCGCCGATCGGGATGATCTGGCCGCCCGTCAGCAGCTGCGCGACGCCGCGGCCGGCCACCATCAGGATCAGCGTCGCGATGATCGGCTGCATCCCGACGAAGGCGACGAGCAGGCCGTTCCACGCGCCCGCGAGCAGCCCGACGCCGAGCGCGGCGGCAAGCGCCGCGCCGACCCGCGACGGATCCGCGTCGAGCACGATCGCCGCGGCCGCGCCGGCGATCGCGACGATCGCGCCAACCGAGATGTCGATCCCGCGCGTGGCGATCACGAGCGTCATCCCGAGCGACACGATCGCGAGCGGCGCCGCGCGGTTCAGGATGTCGATCGGCGCGCCGAACAGGTGGCCGTCGAGCAGCACGACCGACAGGAACGCGGGACGATGCACGACATCGAGCGCGAGCAGCAGCGCGAGCGTCAGCACCGGCCACGCAAGCGGATGACGAAACAGCGTGCGCAAGCGCATCATGACTGGCCTCCCGCGATCAAGCGGTACACCTGCTCCTCGGACGCATCGGCGCCGCTCAGTTCGGCGACCTTGCGCCGGTCGCGCAGCACCGCGATGCGGTGGCTCACGCGCACGACCTCGCCGATCTCCGACGAGATGAACAGGATCGCGAGCCCTTTCGCGCACAGCGCGAGCACGCGCTCCATGATGTCGAATTTCGCGGCGACGTCGATGCCGCGCGTCGGTTCGTCGAGAATCAGCAGCTTCGGGTCCGTCGCGAGCCAGCGCGCGAGCAGCACCTTCTGCTGGTTGCCGCCCGACAGCAGCCCGATCGGCTGCTCCGCGTCGCGCGCCTTGATGCCGAGCCGCGCGATGTAGGAATCGGCGATCTCGCGCTGGCGCGCGCGCCCGATCAGCCGCCACCAGCCGCGCCGCGCCTGCAGCGCGAGGACGATGTTCTCGCGGATCGACAGCGCGGCGACGATGCCCTCCTTCTTGCGATCCTCCGGGCAATACGCGATCCCGTGCCGGACCGCGTCGTGCGGGGATGTCAGCCGCGCG
It encodes:
- the yjfF gene encoding galactofuranose ABC transporter, permease protein YjfF, coding for MTRFLGRLADPRTLPIVVTIALFIALFGFGSVMYTGFFSMQVLTGLLVDNAFLLIVAIGMTFVIVSGGIDLSVGSVVALTTILCAVGAERLHWPVWAIVPLVLALGTLYGAAMGALIHYFRLQPFIVTLAGMFLARGACFLITTQSITINERTFHAIAGISVPVGGGTLSAGALIALATLAAAIYVAHFTRFGRNVYAIGGNERSALLMGLPVARTKIGVYALSGLCSALGGVVFTLYVLSGYGLQAQGMELDAIAATVIGGTLLTGGVGYVIGSVFGVGILGTIQVLITFDGTLSSWWTRIVIGALLCVFCMLQRVIERHAARRRTGGTGLDAQRRKDDTAPARHAPPEEDAAPIPTMRRA
- a CDS encoding ABC transporter permease, coding for MMRLRTLFRHPLAWPVLTLALLLALDVVHRPAFLSVVLLDGHLFGAPIDILNRAAPLAIVSLGMTLVIATRGIDISVGAIVAIAGAAAAIVLDADPSRVGAALAAALGVGLLAGAWNGLLVAFVGMQPIIATLILMVAGRGVAQLLTGGQIIPIGAPAYLALGGGYLATVPCAVWIALATIAATALLVNRTALGLFIRAIGVNPVATRLVGLRSGAVVFGVYLCSGVMAALAGILASSNVRSADGNNAGLLLELDAILAVTLGGTSLLGGRFSLAGSVLGALIIQTLTYTTYSIGVPPEATLVVKAIVVIVVTLIQSEAARAPVVRLASKLLPSARSRATPGAMQR